ACACATTTTTTGCAATATCAGTCGGACTAATTTTTTTAAATTCCTTACGTGTTGCATGGATTGCATTTCTAAATAAAAAACAAAAAATTACACTTTTAGTAATTTCTATCTTGCTGATTTCATTATCCGCAATAAATTTTGCAACAACGCAAGAAGAAGATTTCAGCATCATCAGAAACTTCTCGCCGGCGCTTGAATATTTTGCAAGTTTAGTAATGCTTTTTGGAATCATATATTTTTCAGTTATATTCTTCACAACTTTATTTCATCTTCCAACCGCAGAAGCTATTGATAGAAAATCCGAAGAACTTACAAGCCTTAAAGATATAAGTATTTTGATGAGCCAAGTTTTTGATTTTGAAGAACTTTCGGAAACAATAACTTCTACAACAATTAAAGTAAGTAACTCTGATGCCGCATGGATAGTAATCAAAAAAAATAGCGGATTTGATATTCACTCAATTTCGGGAATTGGCTTAGTTGATGCAAATCATATTTCTACATTTTTAATGAATAATAATTTATTGATAGAAAATGATGTTAAGACAACGGATTTACAAATATTTGATAAGAAACATAAATTACCAAATTCAATAAAATCAGTAGTTTCCGCTCCGTTACTAATACAAAATAAAAATAACGGATATTTATTTTCGGCAAGAAAAACAAGCAGAATATTTGAAGAAGAAGATAGCAAATCAGTAAGCACATTTGCGGGCATTGCATCTGTTGCAATTGAAAATGCGAAGCTTTTGGAAGAATCAATTGAGAAAGAAAGATTAGAAAAAGAACTCGATGTTGCACGAGATGTTCAATATAAAATTTTACCTCAGCAAACTCCTAAATGTGAAAGTTTAGAAATTTCTGCATTATTTGTGCCCGCGTTTGAAGTTGGCGGCGATTATTATGATTTTTTCAAAATTGATGAAAATAAATTAGGAATTGTAATTGCTGATGTTTCTGGTAAGGGAATTGAAGCGGCATTTGTTATGGCGGAAGTTAAAGGAGTTTTTTCATCACTTTCTAAATTGATAAAAAATCCCAAAGAAATTTTAGTTCAAGCAAATTCCATTTTAGAAAACTGTTTATCCAAAAAAAGTTTTGTTACTGCAATTTATGGAATTATGGATACTTCAAACGGAATTTTTAATTTTGTAAGAGCTGGTCACGCTCCATTGTTTTACTTTAATGGAAATAATGTTGAAAAATTGATTCCGGAGGGAATTGG
The nucleotide sequence above comes from Ignavibacteriota bacterium. Encoded proteins:
- a CDS encoding SpoIIE family protein phosphatase, with the protein product MQIKNSNSFSNKKLENAVFISVVFFIFKIIFPVNDSLLFLIVNELLVLISVFAWVNYVSEFIDPKLSKPLSLVVNVGILNALIFFIISLTSWLFSESNAGISSGLVYILFSTFIVFVFIGSLAYIFSVYKKLCFHRQKKDPSLYFNTLIIFIILTSLSASFLNVTKSGNGIVVIADGDYDIVYNTFFAISVGLIFLNSLRVAWIAFLNKKQKITLLVISILLISLSAINFATTQEEDFSIIRNFSPALEYFASLVMLFGIIYFSVIFFTTLFHLPTAEAIDRKSEELTSLKDISILMSQVFDFEELSETITSTTIKVSNSDAAWIVIKKNSGFDIHSISGIGLVDANHISTFLMNNNLLIENDVKTTDLQIFDKKHKLPNSIKSVVSAPLLIQNKNNGYLFSARKTSRIFEEEDSKSVSTFAGIASVAIENAKLLEESIEKERLEKELDVARDVQYKILPQQTPKCESLEISALFVPAFEVGGDYYDFFKIDENKLGIVIADVSGKGIEAAFVMAEVKGVFSSLSKLIKNPKEILVQANSILENCLSKKSFVTAIYGIMDTSNGIFNFVRAGHAPLFYFNGNNVEKLIPEGIGLGLDFTNKFSNNLKEMEIQLNNNDILILFTDGINEALNENKEEFGYNRLVEVINSNSQLSVDEISNQIMTSVTTFSKNNSQHDDITLVLLKWNSHKIEGES